DNA from Pseudocitrobacter corydidari:
CATCTTAGGTTTCATCTTCGGCGGGATCATGCTGTAAGTAAAAAACCTTAAACCCGGGCCGCTATGCGGCCCGATTCGCGCCTTCCCTCCGCCACACCGTGCTATAGTTGCCTCTTTCACCGATACGAGGTTGATGATGAGCACTACCGATGCTGTTGTTGTTCTCTGTACTGCCCCGGATGAAGCGACTGCCCAGGATTTAGCAGCCAAAGTACTGGCGGAAAAACTTGCCGCCTGCGCAACGATTATTCCCGGCGCGACGTCGCTTTATTACTGGGAAGGAAAGCTGGAGCAGGAGTACGAAGTGCAGATGGTCCTCAAAACCAATCTGACCCATCAGCAGGCGCTGCTCGATTGCCTGAAGTCTCATCACCCGTATCAGACGCCGGAATTATTGGTTTTACCCGTTACTCACGGAGACAGCGATTATCTCTCATGGCTCAACGCATCCTTACGCTGATCCTGCTGCTGTGCAGCACATCTGCCTTTGCCGGTCTGTTCGACACTCCTGGCCGCTCTAACTTTGTTCCGGCGGACCAGGCATTCGCTTTCGATTTTCAGCAGAATCAACAGGATCTCAACCTCACCTGGCAGGTAAAAGAGGGCTACTACCTCTATCGCCAGCAAATTAAAGTCGTGCCCAGTCAGGCTCAGGTATCACCGCTGACGCTGCCCGCCGGGCTGTGGCATGAAGATGAATTTTACGGCAAGAGCGAGATTTATCGTCAGCATCTGACCGTACCGGTGACGATTAACCAGGCATCTCAGGGTGCGACGCTGACGATAACCTATCAGGGCTGTGCCGACGCGGGATTCTGTTACCCACCAGAAACCCGGACCGTCCCTCTGAGCGCCGTAGCAGCGACGTCCGCCCCTGTTGAAACGTCTGCACCTGCCAGCGCGGGTTTGCCCTTCTCTGCGCTCTGGGCGCTGCTCATCGGCATAGGCATTGCGTTCACGCCCTGCGTGCTGCCGATGTATCCGTTAATCTCGGGGATCGTGCTGGGCGGTAAACAGCGCCTCTCCACGGCGCGCGCGCTACTGCTGGCGTTTATCTACGTGCAGGGGATGGCGCTGACCTATACCGCGCTGGGGCTGGTTGTCGCCGCCGCAGGTATGCAGTTCCAGGCCGCGTTGCAGCATCCGTACGTGCTGATTGGTCTCTCTGCGGTGTTTATCCTGTTGGCGCTCTCGATGTTTGGCGCGTTCTCGCTGCAACTGCCGTCGTCTGTACAGACGCGATTAACGCTGATGAGCAATCGCCAGCAGGGCGGTTCGCTGGGCGGGGTTTTCGCGATGGGCGCGATTGCCGGGCTGATCTGCTCGCCGTGCACCACCGCGCCGCTGAGCGCCATCCTGCTCTACATCGCGCAAAGTGGTAACCTTCTGTTGGGCGGCGGTACGCTTTATCTGTATGCGCTGGGGATGGGTCTGCCGCTGATTCTGGTCACCGTCTTCGGCAACCGCCTGCTACCGAAAAGTGGGCCGTGGATGGCGCATGTCAAAACGGCTTTTGGCTTTGTGATCCTCGCATTGCCGGTATTCCTGCTGGAACGCGTTATTGGCGACGTGTGGGGGCTACGTTTGTGGTCGCTGCTCGGCGTCGCATTCTTCGGCTGGGCCTTTATCACCAGCCTGGGCGCGCAAAAACCGTGGATGCGACTTGGGCAGATTATCCTGCTCGCCGCCGCGTTAATCAGCGTGCGTCCATTACAGGACTGGACCTTCGGCAACACGGCAACAGTACAGGAACGCTCGCATCTGAACTTTACTAAAGTCAGCAGCGTCGAAGAACTCACCCAGGCACTGGCGAAAGCCAAAGGTCAGCCTGTAATGTTAGACCTGTACGCCGACTGGTGCGTGGCCTGCAAAGAGTTTGAGAAATACACATTCAGCGATCCACAGGTTCAACATGCGCTGAGCAACACGGTATTGTTGCAGGCGGATGTCACCGCCAACAGTGCACAGAACGCCGCGTTGCTGAAACATTTAAACGTACTGGGCCTGCCCACCATCCTCTTTTTCGATAAAGAGGGGCAGGAACAGCCGACACAACGGGTAACCGGCTTTATGGATGCTGCTGCATTCAACGCACATTTGCGCGATCGCCAACCGTAGACAACACTTTAGACGGGAAAAACCGTTGGGAACGAAGGAGAACACCGTGCAACGTGAAGATGTCCTGGGAGAAGCCCTACATTTACTTGAGATCAGAGGGATAGCCAGCACTACGCTTGAGATGGTTGCCGAACGTGTTGATCGTCCACTCGACGAGCTAAGACGCTACTGGCCGGACAGCGAGGCGCTGCTTTATGACGCCTTACGTTATCTCAGCCAGCAGGTGGATATCTGGCGCCGTCAACTGATGCTGGATGATGAACTGACCGCTGAGCAAAAATTGCTGGCGCGCTATAACGCCCTGACGGACTGCGTCAGTAATCAGCGTTATCCGGGCTGCCTGTTTATCGCCGCCTGTACGTTTTATCCGGACCCGGACCACCCGATCCATCAACTGGCGGATCAACAGAAGCAAGCGGCATATACGTTCAGCCACGAGCTGCTGACCCAACTGGAAGTCGATGACCCGGCAATGGTGGCAAAACAGATGGAACTGGTACTGGAAGGCTGCCTGAGCCGAATGCTGGTGAATCGTAGCCAGGTGGATGTCGATACCGCGCATCGTCTGGCAGAAGATATTCTGCGCTTTGCACAGTGCCGCCAAGGCGGTGCACTGACGTAATTCGGATTTCTGGTCCTTTCGTATACGCATATAATTCCGCCAACATGGATATGTAAAAGGGAATTATATGCGCCTGCTTCACCACGCCACACTTGCCAGTCTTTTCGTTATACCATTTTTTGCCAATGCCATAAGTGGCCTTACTTTCAGCCATAAAGACTGGGAACTCGCCTGCGACAACACTGGCACCTGCCGCGCTGCGGGCTATGGTGATAACGTCAGTGCATTACTGACGCGTCGAGCGGGTATATCCCCTGATACCAGAATAGAGGTGACTTTTTCCCAACGAGAACAAGGGCAATCCCCCATCTCCACTGCCGTGCTTTTTATTAATAATCAAAAACAAAGGCCGCTTACTCCTGTTTCTGATGGCTATTTTTTGCTGGGAAGTGACATCAGGTCTGACTTTATTCGGGCATTACAACAAAATGATGTGATTGAATTTGAAGCCGACGGCGAACGTAAAATACTCTCTCTGGCAGGATCTGATGCCGTACTACTGAAAATGGATGCGTTCCAAAAACGTATTAATACTGAAAGCGCCCTGCTTAAGCCAGGAGCTGACAACAGTTTCGAAACACTCCCCGAATCTCCCATACCGCTTATCGCGACACGCCCCGTTATCTCATCGCCGAAAATGACACCATTAACGGCAATACAGCTTCAAAATATCCAGTCACAGCTTCAACTGACACCAGAGATGAACTGTAGCGGGCCGACAGAGGGGGGCAAAAACCGCTATTACGCCATTCCGGTTGATAAAAGTCATACGTTAATTCAAACAGCGTGTTTCGATATCTCCCGTTACGCCATGTGGCTAACTAACTCCACACTAACAGCCCCTCCGCAGTTGATTACCAACGATGCAAGCGGCTATGAGGATGGAGAGATAAGAAAATTTGCCGAGCCGATACAGATCTGGCGCTGGACCGGAAAAACGTTTGCATTAACCGAAGAATACCGCAGCGGTGGTCGGGGAACCTTCTCTGTTAACGGAGTCTGGACGCTGCCCACGTTCGTGAGCTATGTCCGCACGCAACAAGACATCGACAAAGATAATGCCGCGCTAAAGTCCCTTTATGATGCCATCAATAAAGAAAAAGCGATTAACCCAGAACTGAATCTGAAGAAAGTTTCCGACCAGTTTCCATTAATGGGGCAGGCTACGGATTTCTCAGTGCAAAGCATCGATGAACAAGGTAATCCATTACCCGATCAAAAACCCTCAGCAGAAATCAGTGACGATGAATGGCAGGCCTTTAAACAATCTCCTGTCGAAGGAGTTTCCGAAAATGGGCGAACTGACTATGTGTTGGTTGATTTAGATGGTGACGGAAAACGCGATCTCATTATTGACTGTTACGCTGGTGGTACGGGGCTTTTCAGTTACACGGGCGTACTAAAACGCGGAGATAAGTCGTTTTATGCGGTTAATAGCACTGACGATGAAAACGTCTACGTAGCAGGTGCGTTGTTCTCGGAACCCGGACGTGGTGCTAACCAGTGGAGCCAATGGGTACGCATAAACGGCCAGGTTTATGCGCTCTGGTATAACGGCCAGTTTGGCGAAGATAACCTTTATCTACTGCGGCCTTTTAGCAACGAAGAAAAAGTTCCTGCTGTGACGATTCGTTATCGCTATGCATTAGAAATAATGAAAGCCGACAGCAAAGAACTCCCGGCAATCAGTGATACAGACCGCAAAGGCCTGTTGAAATCTCTCGCCCGGATGCAGGACCATCTCATTAAAGATATGCCCTCAAATCAACCTCCTGCTGCTATATGCCCAATTCCACCAAACACGTCTGCCGCAGATGCTGATAACTACCGCTTTGGAGAGCCACTGCATTACACCTTTGAACGTGTTGCCGTCATTCCTGTCTGGTTGAATAACAACTGTTACATAGGCACCGTTGCCAGCCATCACGGTTACTACCAAAAAG
Protein-coding regions in this window:
- the cutA gene encoding divalent cation tolerance protein CutA → MSTTDAVVVLCTAPDEATAQDLAAKVLAEKLAACATIIPGATSLYYWEGKLEQEYEVQMVLKTNLTHQQALLDCLKSHHPYQTPELLVLPVTHGDSDYLSWLNASLR
- a CDS encoding protein-disulfide reductase DsbD, producing MAQRILTLILLLCSTSAFAGLFDTPGRSNFVPADQAFAFDFQQNQQDLNLTWQVKEGYYLYRQQIKVVPSQAQVSPLTLPAGLWHEDEFYGKSEIYRQHLTVPVTINQASQGATLTITYQGCADAGFCYPPETRTVPLSAVAATSAPVETSAPASAGLPFSALWALLIGIGIAFTPCVLPMYPLISGIVLGGKQRLSTARALLLAFIYVQGMALTYTALGLVVAAAGMQFQAALQHPYVLIGLSAVFILLALSMFGAFSLQLPSSVQTRLTLMSNRQQGGSLGGVFAMGAIAGLICSPCTTAPLSAILLYIAQSGNLLLGGGTLYLYALGMGLPLILVTVFGNRLLPKSGPWMAHVKTAFGFVILALPVFLLERVIGDVWGLRLWSLLGVAFFGWAFITSLGAQKPWMRLGQIILLAAALISVRPLQDWTFGNTATVQERSHLNFTKVSSVEELTQALAKAKGQPVMLDLYADWCVACKEFEKYTFSDPQVQHALSNTVLLQADVTANSAQNAALLKHLNVLGLPTILFFDKEGQEQPTQRVTGFMDAAAFNAHLRDRQP
- a CDS encoding transcriptional regulator, with protein sequence MQREDVLGEALHLLEIRGIASTTLEMVAERVDRPLDELRRYWPDSEALLYDALRYLSQQVDIWRRQLMLDDELTAEQKLLARYNALTDCVSNQRYPGCLFIAACTFYPDPDHPIHQLADQQKQAAYTFSHELLTQLEVDDPAMVAKQMELVLEGCLSRMLVNRSQVDVDTAHRLAEDILRFAQCRQGGALT
- a CDS encoding DUF1176 domain-containing protein, with product MRLLHHATLASLFVIPFFANAISGLTFSHKDWELACDNTGTCRAAGYGDNVSALLTRRAGISPDTRIEVTFSQREQGQSPISTAVLFINNQKQRPLTPVSDGYFLLGSDIRSDFIRALQQNDVIEFEADGERKILSLAGSDAVLLKMDAFQKRINTESALLKPGADNSFETLPESPIPLIATRPVISSPKMTPLTAIQLQNIQSQLQLTPEMNCSGPTEGGKNRYYAIPVDKSHTLIQTACFDISRYAMWLTNSTLTAPPQLITNDASGYEDGEIRKFAEPIQIWRWTGKTFALTEEYRSGGRGTFSVNGVWTLPTFVSYVRTQQDIDKDNAALKSLYDAINKEKAINPELNLKKVSDQFPLMGQATDFSVQSIDEQGNPLPDQKPSAEISDDEWQAFKQSPVEGVSENGRTDYVLVDLDGDGKRDLIIDCYAGGTGLFSYTGVLKRGDKSFYAVNSTDDENVYVAGALFSEPGRGANQWSQWVRINGQVYALWYNGQFGEDNLYLLRPFSNEEKVPAVTIRYRYALEIMKADSKELPAISDTDRKGLLKSLARMQDHLIKDMPSNQPPAAICPIPPNTSAADADNYRFGEPLHYTFERVAVIPVWLNNNCYIGTVASHHGYYQKGVDAEIIINSPRQEDSFIPGYSLTGKRHVTAIQSGWKQREGDMGVM